One genomic region from Phragmites australis chromosome 1, lpPhrAust1.1, whole genome shotgun sequence encodes:
- the LOC133921094 gene encoding gibberellin 2-beta-dioxygenase 3-like, with protein MVVLANPPVVDQIPLLRSPDPGDYFSGVPTVDLSSPGAARAIVNACERFGFFKALNHGVPAATMDRAESEAVRFFAQAQEDKDRAGPANPFGYGSKRIGLNGDMGWLEYLLLTVDSASLSDACAVPSTAAFRGVLNEYIAAVRKVAVRVLEAMAEGLGIAPADALSAMVTGEGSDQVFRVNHYPPCPALEGLGFSATGFGEHTDPQLISLLRSNGTSGLQIALGDGGQWVSVPSDRDAFFVNVGDSLQVLTNGRFRSVKHRVVTNSLKSRVSFIYFGGPPLAQRIAPLPQLLGEGEQSLYKEFTWGEYKKAAYKSRLGDNRLAQFEK; from the exons ATGGTGGTGCTCGCCAACCCGCCTGTCGTCGACCAGATCCCCCTCCTGCGGTCCCCGGACCCCGGGGACTACTTCTCCGGCGTGCCGACCGTCGACCTCTCCAGCCCAGGCGCCGCGCGGGCCATCGTCAACGCCTGCGAGCGCTTCGGGTTCTTCAAGGCCCTCAACCACGGCGTGCCCGCGGCCACTATGGACAGGGCCGAGTCGGAGGCCGTCAGGTTCTTCGCGCAGGCGCAGGAAGATAAGGACCGCGCCGGCCCGGCCAACCCGTTTGGATACGGCAGCAAGCGGATCGGGCTCAATGGCGACATGGGGTGGCTCGAGTACCTCCTCCTCACCGTCGACTCCGCGTCGCTCTCTGACGCCTGCGCCGTCCCCTCGACCGCCGcgttccg GGGCGTGCTCAACGAGTACATCGCGGCGGTGCGGAAGGTGGCGGTGCGGGTGCTGGAGGCGATGGCGGAGGGGCTGGGCATTGCGCCCGCGGACGCGCTGAGCGCGATGGTGACAGGGGAAGGGAGCGACCAGGTGTTCCGCGTGAACCACTACCCGCCGTGCCCCGCGCTGGAGGGTCTCGGCTTCAGCGCCACCGGCTTCGGCGAGCACACCGACCCGCAGCTCATCTCTTTGCTCCGCTCCAACGGCACGTCCGGCCTGCAGATCGCGCTCGGCGACGGCGGGCAGTGGGTGTCCGTGCCCTCCGACCGCGACGCCTTCTTCGTCAACGTAGGAGACTCGTTGCAG GTGCTGACCAATGGGAGGTTCAGGAGCGTGAAGCACAGGGTGGTGACCAACAGCCTCAAGTCTAGGGTTTCCTTCATCTACTTCGGAGGGCCACCACTGGCGCAGAGGATTGCACCGTTGCCGCAGCTGCTGGGGGAGGGCGAGCAGAGCCTGTACAAGGAGTTCACATGGGGCGAGTACAAGAAGGCTGCGTACAAATCGAGGCTCGGTGACAACAGACTGGCCCAGTTTGAGAAGTAG